A region from the Flavobacteriales bacterium genome encodes:
- the dnaN gene encoding DNA polymerase III subunit beta, translated as MKFIVSSTALLKQLQMLQGVLASSNTLPILDNFLFEIDGKQLTLTASDLETTITATMAIEAKDKGNVAIPARLLLDTLKAFPEQPLTFSIDAKNHGIEINSDQGKYKMTGFSGAEFPKSPKLENPSTFVLPAGTLATAINKTIFATGNDDLRPVMSGIFFELTEDGVRFVATDAHKLVRYSRTDVKADKNASFIVPKKPLNLLKNSLSGTNAEVTVRFNENNASFSYDNIVLVCRLIDGKYPNYEAVIPKANPNKLTIDRGTFLSSIRRVSIFSNKTTHQVRLGINGSEMAISAEDLDFANEANERLTCNYEGESITIGFNSRFLTDMLSNMESENVVLEMSAPNRAGILLPGDPAEHGEDVLMLVMPVMLNN; from the coding sequence ATGAAGTTCATCGTATCCAGCACGGCCCTGCTCAAGCAACTGCAAATGCTCCAGGGCGTGCTTGCCAGCAGCAACACCCTTCCCATCCTCGATAACTTCCTCTTCGAGATCGACGGCAAGCAGCTCACGCTCACCGCCAGCGACCTGGAAACGACCATCACGGCCACCATGGCCATCGAGGCCAAGGACAAAGGCAATGTGGCCATTCCCGCCCGTCTACTGCTCGACACCCTGAAGGCTTTCCCTGAGCAGCCGCTCACCTTCAGCATCGACGCCAAGAACCACGGCATCGAGATCAACAGCGACCAAGGCAAGTACAAGATGACCGGCTTCAGTGGCGCCGAGTTCCCCAAGAGCCCGAAGCTGGAGAACCCGAGCACCTTCGTGCTGCCCGCCGGCACGCTGGCCACCGCCATCAACAAGACCATTTTCGCCACCGGCAACGACGATCTGCGCCCGGTGATGAGCGGCATCTTTTTCGAGCTCACCGAAGACGGCGTTCGCTTCGTGGCCACCGATGCCCACAAGCTGGTGCGCTACAGCCGCACGGACGTGAAAGCGGACAAGAACGCCAGCTTCATCGTGCCCAAGAAGCCGCTGAACCTGCTGAAGAACTCGCTCTCCGGCACCAACGCCGAAGTGACCGTGCGCTTCAACGAGAACAACGCCAGCTTCAGCTACGACAACATCGTGCTGGTGTGCCGCCTCATCGATGGCAAGTACCCCAACTACGAGGCCGTCATCCCCAAAGCGAACCCGAACAAGCTCACGATCGACCGGGGCACCTTCCTCAGTAGCATCCGTCGTGTGAGCATCTTCAGCAACAAGACCACCCACCAAGTGCGCTTGGGGATCAACGGCAGTGAGATGGCCATCAGCGCCGAGGACCTCGACTTCGCCAATGAGGCCAACGAGCGCCTGACCTGCAACTACGAAGGCGAGAGCATCACCATCGGTTTCAACAGCCGCTTCCTCACGGACATGCTGAGCAACATGGAGAGCGAGAACGTGGTGCTGGAGATGAGCGCCCCCAACCGTGCCGGTATCCTGCTTCCGGGCGACCCCGCAGAACACGGCGAGGATGTGCTCATGTTGGTGATGCCTGTGATGCTG